One stretch of Mangifera indica cultivar Alphonso chromosome 9, CATAS_Mindica_2.1, whole genome shotgun sequence DNA includes these proteins:
- the LOC123225803 gene encoding protein ABA DEFICIENT 4, chloroplastic-like isoform X1, with protein sequence MAFTSCLSHPQISLKQPIGTWRNVGVQQRLTSFTSVNTELFGQQVSGIGINFRREWSFARGSRVVIRPEVATFIHHKKASGIHASWLANSQIASSVFTLGTVAVLPFYTLMVFAPKAELTKKSMETSIPYVVLGLLYAYLLYLSWTPDTLRLMFASKYLLPELPGIAKMFTNEMTLASAWIHLLGVDLFAARQVFHDGLENQIETRHSVSLCLLFCPIGILTHVITKAMTKRT encoded by the exons ATGGCCTTCACTTCTTGCCTTTCTCATCCTCAAATCTCACTCAAG CAGCCTATAGGAACTTGGCGTAATGTTGGTGTCCAACAAAGATTAACTTCTTTCACAAGTGTGAACACTGAACTTTTTGGTCAACAAGTTTCAGGAATTGGAATTAATTTTCGAAGAGAGTGGAGTTTCGCAAGAGGATCAAGAGTTGTAATAAGGCCAGAAGTAGCAACATTCATTCATCATAAGAAAGCCTCTGGAATACATGCTTCAT GGTTAGCAAATTCTCAAATAGCTAGTAGTGTTTTTACTTTGGGAACAGTAGCTGTGCTTCCATTCTACACTCTCATGGTTTTTGCTCCTAAAGCTGAACTA ACGAAGAAGTCAATGGAAACTAGCATACCATATGTTGTACTCGGTCTTCTGTACGCATATCTATTATATCTCTCTTGGACACCCGATACTCTACGGTTGATGTTTGCCAGTAAATACCTGCTTCCTGAG CTACCTGGCATAGCAAAGATGTTCACCAACGAGATGACTTTGGCTTCTGCTTGGATTCATTTGTTGGGCGTGGATCTCTTTGCCGCAAG GCAGGTTTTTCATGATGGActtgaaaatcaaattgaaactcGCCATTCTGTTTCCCTTTGCCTTCTTTTTTGTCCCATTGGAATTCTTACTCATGTCATCACCAAAGCAATGACAAAAAGAACTTGA
- the LOC123225803 gene encoding protein ABA DEFICIENT 4, chloroplastic-like isoform X2 has translation MAFTSCLSHPQISLKPIGTWRNVGVQQRLTSFTSVNTELFGQQVSGIGINFRREWSFARGSRVVIRPEVATFIHHKKASGIHASWLANSQIASSVFTLGTVAVLPFYTLMVFAPKAELTKKSMETSIPYVVLGLLYAYLLYLSWTPDTLRLMFASKYLLPELPGIAKMFTNEMTLASAWIHLLGVDLFAARQVFHDGLENQIETRHSVSLCLLFCPIGILTHVITKAMTKRT, from the exons ATGGCCTTCACTTCTTGCCTTTCTCATCCTCAAATCTCACTCAAG CCTATAGGAACTTGGCGTAATGTTGGTGTCCAACAAAGATTAACTTCTTTCACAAGTGTGAACACTGAACTTTTTGGTCAACAAGTTTCAGGAATTGGAATTAATTTTCGAAGAGAGTGGAGTTTCGCAAGAGGATCAAGAGTTGTAATAAGGCCAGAAGTAGCAACATTCATTCATCATAAGAAAGCCTCTGGAATACATGCTTCAT GGTTAGCAAATTCTCAAATAGCTAGTAGTGTTTTTACTTTGGGAACAGTAGCTGTGCTTCCATTCTACACTCTCATGGTTTTTGCTCCTAAAGCTGAACTA ACGAAGAAGTCAATGGAAACTAGCATACCATATGTTGTACTCGGTCTTCTGTACGCATATCTATTATATCTCTCTTGGACACCCGATACTCTACGGTTGATGTTTGCCAGTAAATACCTGCTTCCTGAG CTACCTGGCATAGCAAAGATGTTCACCAACGAGATGACTTTGGCTTCTGCTTGGATTCATTTGTTGGGCGTGGATCTCTTTGCCGCAAG GCAGGTTTTTCATGATGGActtgaaaatcaaattgaaactcGCCATTCTGTTTCCCTTTGCCTTCTTTTTTGTCCCATTGGAATTCTTACTCATGTCATCACCAAAGCAATGACAAAAAGAACTTGA